In Amycolatopsis sp. EV170708-02-1, the following are encoded in one genomic region:
- a CDS encoding SRPBCC family protein, with protein sequence MRQVTVNIIFEKARINEAYDAVLRWELPAPETGASWEWNSEASNAAPLITSGVRPRWLDFRTGTLRWNEEIRSYPEDREIRFALTDGDFASFAGRWAFRDAGDGVAVRFEVGFDFGIPSMESILDPIAETAITATISRAVLGMAPRGHVEHLELARQDS encoded by the coding sequence ATGCGACAGGTCACAGTGAACATCATCTTCGAGAAGGCACGAATCAACGAGGCCTACGACGCCGTCCTGCGATGGGAACTTCCCGCTCCCGAAACCGGCGCCAGCTGGGAATGGAACAGCGAGGCGTCGAATGCCGCTCCACTGATCACCTCGGGCGTGCGGCCGAGATGGCTCGACTTCCGCACCGGTACGCTGCGGTGGAACGAGGAGATTCGTTCCTATCCCGAGGACAGGGAGATCCGGTTCGCGCTGACCGACGGCGACTTCGCGTCCTTTGCTGGGCGCTGGGCCTTCCGGGACGCAGGCGACGGCGTGGCAGTTCGGTTCGAGGTCGGCTTCGACTTCGGGATCCCCAGCATGGAATCGATTCTGGACCCCATCGCGGAGACGGCGATCACGGCGACCATCTCGCGCGCGGTCCTCGGAATGGCGCCGCGGGGGCACGTCGAACACCTCGAACTCGCGCGGCAGGACTCGTAA
- a CDS encoding beta-ketoacyl-ACP synthase III codes for MLAGIGAWLPPGLVTNADLANRLDTSDDWIRRRTGIRQRHVAPVGVAASDLAVKAGSRALRSAEVSKVDAVVLTTSTPDRPLPATAPVVAARLGLGTVPAFDVSAVCSGFLYGLFVASGLVAAGNVDQVLLVATEVYSSIVDPLDRSTAVIFGDGAAAVVLRAGVAGEYGALGPVVLGSDGESESLIQIPAGGSRQRTPKVPGDGYFQMAGHEVFRQAVRRMSEVSRQALGAAGWQPADVDRLVAHQANARIIGVLGDELGLPPDRVLSNIETVGNTGSASIPLLLAQAAADGLLTLGQRVLLTAFGGGLAWGATTLTWPGVPAVRPSEHHE; via the coding sequence GTGCTCGCCGGCATCGGGGCTTGGCTGCCGCCGGGTCTGGTGACCAACGCGGACCTCGCGAATCGGCTGGACACCTCGGACGACTGGATCCGCCGCCGTACGGGGATCCGGCAACGCCATGTTGCCCCGGTTGGTGTCGCAGCCTCCGACCTGGCCGTCAAAGCGGGCTCTCGGGCTTTGAGATCCGCCGAGGTGTCGAAAGTGGATGCGGTCGTGCTTACCACGTCGACCCCCGACCGGCCGTTGCCGGCGACGGCCCCCGTCGTAGCCGCCCGGCTGGGTCTCGGCACGGTCCCGGCCTTCGACGTTTCCGCGGTGTGCAGCGGATTCCTCTACGGGCTCTTCGTGGCATCCGGCCTTGTCGCAGCGGGGAATGTCGACCAAGTGCTGCTGGTCGCCACTGAGGTGTACAGCTCGATCGTCGACCCGCTCGACCGCTCCACCGCGGTCATCTTCGGTGACGGCGCCGCGGCCGTCGTTCTGCGTGCGGGCGTTGCCGGGGAATATGGAGCACTCGGACCGGTCGTGCTCGGCAGTGACGGTGAATCCGAGAGCCTGATCCAGATTCCCGCGGGTGGGTCCAGACAGCGCACGCCGAAGGTGCCCGGAGACGGGTACTTCCAGATGGCGGGCCATGAAGTGTTCCGGCAAGCCGTGCGTCGCATGTCGGAAGTGTCCCGGCAAGCCCTTGGGGCGGCCGGGTGGCAACCGGCGGACGTCGACCGGCTCGTCGCGCATCAGGCCAACGCACGCATCATCGGCGTACTCGGTGACGAGCTCGGCCTGCCGCCTGACCGCGTGCTGTCCAACATCGAGACTGTCGGCAACACCGGCTCGGCATCGATCCCGCTGCTGCTCGCACAAGCCGCCGCGGACGGTCTGCTGACACTCGGTCAGCGCGTACTGCTCACGGCTTTCGGAGGCGGGCTGGCGTGGGGTGCGACGACCCTGACCTGGCCCGGCGTGCCGGCCGTTCGCCCGTCCGAACACCATGAGTAG
- a CDS encoding acyl carrier protein, translated as MFEVLQEILVDKLKIPAAEVRAEVTPEDADLDSLTIVELSMVLEKEFGIEISEDEIKSAATLGDIARLMEQRSTRV; from the coding sequence ATGTTCGAGGTACTACAGGAAATCTTGGTCGACAAGTTGAAGATCCCGGCGGCGGAGGTCAGAGCCGAGGTGACACCGGAGGATGCCGACCTCGATTCGCTGACGATCGTCGAGCTGTCCATGGTGCTGGAGAAGGAATTCGGCATCGAGATCAGCGAGGACGAGATCAAGAGTGCCGCCACGCTCGGCGACATCGCGCGACTCATGGAGCAGCGGAGCACGAGAGTCTGA
- a CDS encoding beta-ketoacyl synthase, whose translation MGIEVAVTGLGLVTPVGVGVPVNWAAVCAGKPSAAWDATASQLSCRVTGFDADALLGARRARRLDPFVQFALVAAAEAIADAGLDPGTWEGARVGVVLGCADGGPATVEAQHRVFLDEGARRVSPLLLPMHLPNMLAGQVAMQFGAHGPNLVVATACASGATSVAMACDLLALDRCDVVLAGGSEAMLTPLLLAGFSRMGALSERFDEPLTASRPFDADRDGFVAGEGAGVLVLERVADARARGATAHARVVGHGLSTDAYDITKPEPRGLGSEAALLAALDDAGASPRDVSHVNAHGTSTVANDRAEGAMLARVLPHRPLVTSTKGVTGHLLGAAGAVEAIYTVLAAEHGIVPLTANLSRLDPGIDIDVAMTTSSVAVELALTNSFGFGGQNAVLAIASA comes from the coding sequence ATGGGCATCGAGGTGGCGGTCACCGGGCTGGGCCTGGTGACTCCGGTCGGTGTCGGCGTCCCGGTGAACTGGGCGGCGGTATGCGCGGGAAAGCCATCCGCCGCCTGGGACGCCACAGCGTCGCAGCTCTCCTGCCGCGTGACCGGGTTCGACGCGGACGCTTTGCTGGGAGCACGCCGAGCTCGCCGCCTGGACCCGTTCGTCCAGTTCGCGCTCGTGGCCGCGGCGGAAGCGATCGCCGATGCCGGGCTGGATCCGGGTACCTGGGAGGGGGCCCGTGTCGGCGTGGTCCTCGGCTGTGCCGACGGCGGTCCGGCAACCGTCGAAGCGCAACATCGGGTGTTTCTCGACGAAGGAGCACGTCGAGTGTCCCCGCTGCTTTTGCCGATGCACCTGCCCAATATGCTCGCCGGCCAGGTGGCGATGCAGTTCGGCGCGCACGGGCCCAATCTCGTAGTGGCCACAGCATGTGCCTCAGGCGCCACGTCGGTCGCCATGGCCTGCGATCTCCTCGCACTCGACCGATGTGATGTCGTGTTGGCCGGCGGCAGCGAAGCCATGCTGACGCCGCTGCTCCTGGCAGGGTTCAGCAGGATGGGAGCGCTGTCGGAGCGGTTCGACGAACCGCTTACGGCATCCCGGCCCTTCGACGCGGACCGCGACGGATTCGTTGCGGGCGAAGGCGCCGGCGTGCTCGTCTTGGAACGGGTCGCGGACGCCAGGGCCCGGGGCGCCACCGCGCACGCTCGCGTTGTCGGGCACGGGCTGAGCACTGATGCCTACGACATTACCAAGCCCGAACCGCGAGGTCTCGGCAGCGAGGCCGCTCTGCTCGCCGCGTTGGACGATGCCGGTGCCTCTCCGCGCGACGTCTCCCATGTCAATGCCCACGGAACGTCCACTGTGGCCAACGATCGCGCCGAAGGAGCGATGCTTGCCCGAGTGCTGCCTCATCGGCCCCTCGTTACCTCTACGAAAGGCGTCACCGGCCATCTCCTCGGTGCCGCGGGGGCGGTGGAGGCCATCTACACCGTTCTCGCCGCCGAACACGGAATTGTTCCCCTGACCGCGAACTTGTCACGTCTGGATCCTGGGATCGACATCGACGTGGCGATGACGACGTCCTCGGTCGCGGTCGAGTTGGCGCTGACCAACTCCTTCGGTTTCGGTGGACAAAACGCGGTCTTGGCCATCGCGTCGGCGTAA
- a CDS encoding thioesterase II family protein, protein MSVWTHWLRCRVPRPAAEARLVLLPHAGGAASFYGAWAAAMSPVLEVVTVQYPGREDRLAEPFTTGMGALAEDVASALVAQDDRPTVLFGHSLGALVAYEVARILEFRHCVTPARLVVSGRRAPSDSPGGVVHLMPDDAVIKELIELGGTNGDLLADQDARSVFLPAIREDFRLAETYRHLPGMEPSCPITSVIGSEDTEVSTVQAERWADHSTGPFDLNILPGGHFYLLEQAEAVFDILARPIPAKRGDQ, encoded by the coding sequence ATGAGTGTGTGGACTCATTGGCTGCGTTGCCGTGTACCCCGGCCGGCGGCCGAGGCGCGTTTGGTGTTACTGCCGCACGCAGGGGGTGCGGCGAGTTTCTATGGCGCTTGGGCGGCCGCCATGTCGCCCGTCTTGGAAGTCGTGACAGTGCAATACCCCGGTCGGGAAGATCGGCTGGCCGAACCCTTCACGACGGGAATGGGCGCTCTCGCCGAAGATGTCGCCTCGGCATTGGTCGCGCAGGACGATCGGCCGACTGTCCTTTTCGGACATAGTCTTGGTGCGCTTGTCGCCTATGAGGTCGCCCGGATCCTGGAGTTCCGTCATTGCGTGACCCCCGCACGTCTGGTGGTGTCCGGACGGCGAGCACCATCGGATTCACCGGGCGGGGTGGTGCACTTGATGCCTGACGACGCCGTGATCAAGGAATTGATCGAGCTCGGCGGAACGAACGGGGACCTCCTGGCCGACCAGGACGCGCGATCGGTCTTCCTGCCCGCGATCCGTGAGGATTTCCGACTCGCCGAGACGTACCGGCACCTGCCTGGTATGGAGCCCAGTTGCCCCATCACTTCGGTGATCGGAAGCGAAGACACCGAGGTGAGCACCGTGCAGGCGGAGCGCTGGGCCGACCACTCCACCGGGCCGTTCGACCTGAACATCCTGCCCGGAGGGCATTTCTATCTCTTGGAGCAGGCCGAGGCCGTGTTTGACATCCTCGCCCGGCCCATTCCCGCGAAGAGGGGCGACCAGTGA
- a CDS encoding salicylate synthase has product MTVERRISFESDGVEVAAALAAGSVEPHVVYEGKDSVCWAEGEFAVVSVRGSGATLIEDGKRTDFPLRQPQAALAEVLGAIAMPEWRAYGWISFEWSHLLHGGVPSESGGPLVYLAVPRREIRFVDGAATLRAANESELDDLDARLSRAVAASGTTTAPDLVMIDEREDLSGYREAVAQAVSEIRAGSLDKVILSRVVPVEEDLDFPATYVAGRKGNAPARSFLLRLGGWEAAGFSPEIVAAVGAEGAVRTQPLAGTRAFDGDSVLDVARREELYRDAKEVFEHAISVRLAAMEMAGVCAPGTVHVADFMSVKERGSVQHLASDVAGTLMGDRTAWDALGALFPAVTASGIPKASACEAIGRIEPSGRGLYSGAVLTIDSAGELDAALVLRSVFRRDGRTWLRAGAGIVADSTPNREFEETVEKLRSVSRFLVPSAPALTAAAAR; this is encoded by the coding sequence GTGACAGTCGAACGTCGGATTTCGTTCGAGTCGGACGGCGTGGAGGTCGCGGCCGCGCTGGCCGCCGGCTCGGTCGAGCCACACGTGGTCTACGAGGGCAAGGATTCGGTGTGCTGGGCCGAGGGGGAGTTCGCGGTCGTCAGCGTGCGTGGATCGGGCGCGACTTTGATCGAGGACGGTAAGCGGACCGATTTCCCCCTGCGGCAGCCGCAGGCTGCCCTGGCCGAGGTTCTCGGCGCCATCGCGATGCCGGAGTGGCGGGCTTACGGTTGGATCAGTTTCGAATGGAGTCACCTGTTGCACGGCGGTGTTCCGTCCGAGAGCGGCGGGCCGCTGGTCTATTTGGCCGTTCCGCGACGCGAGATCCGGTTCGTGGACGGTGCGGCTACGTTGCGGGCGGCGAATGAGTCCGAATTGGACGATCTGGATGCCAGGCTTTCCCGGGCGGTCGCGGCGTCGGGAACGACGACGGCACCGGATCTGGTGATGATCGACGAACGCGAAGATCTGTCCGGGTATAGGGAGGCGGTGGCGCAAGCCGTGTCCGAGATCCGGGCAGGTTCACTGGACAAGGTGATCCTGTCCCGGGTCGTGCCGGTCGAGGAGGATCTCGACTTTCCCGCGACCTACGTGGCCGGTCGCAAGGGGAACGCTCCCGCGAGGTCTTTCCTGCTCCGCCTTGGCGGTTGGGAGGCGGCCGGATTCAGCCCGGAGATCGTCGCGGCGGTCGGCGCGGAAGGTGCGGTCAGGACTCAGCCGCTGGCGGGGACGCGGGCGTTCGATGGTGACTCGGTGCTCGACGTAGCACGTCGCGAGGAGTTGTACCGCGACGCCAAGGAGGTTTTCGAGCACGCCATCTCCGTTCGGCTCGCCGCGATGGAGATGGCAGGAGTGTGCGCGCCGGGAACGGTGCACGTCGCTGATTTCATGTCGGTCAAGGAACGGGGGAGCGTGCAGCACCTCGCTTCGGACGTGGCGGGCACGCTGATGGGTGACCGAACGGCGTGGGACGCGCTGGGCGCGCTGTTCCCGGCTGTCACCGCGTCGGGAATCCCGAAAGCGTCGGCCTGCGAGGCCATCGGACGTATCGAGCCCAGCGGTCGCGGCCTCTACAGCGGCGCCGTGCTGACCATCGACTCTGCTGGGGAGCTGGATGCCGCTCTCGTGCTCCGCAGCGTTTTCCGCCGCGACGGACGCACGTGGTTGCGCGCGGGCGCGGGGATCGTGGCCGACTCCACTCCGAACCGGGAGTTCGAAGAGACGGTGGAAAAGTTGCGTAGCGTGTCGCGGTTCCTCGTGCCGTCCGCTCCCGCGCTCACCGCGGCGGCTGCGCGATGA
- a CDS encoding Gfo/Idh/MocA family oxidoreductase, giving the protein MTRVVVAGTAFGRIYLDAVAGSPDFTLAGVLARGGDYSRACAARYGVPLFESVDEVPDDVDVACVVVRSGALGGPGTELAQAFLRRGVHVLQEHPVHSGEISDNIRVARAGRAAYAVNTLYPNLRPVRRFLAAVEVLRSRQRLGFIDAACNSQVAYPLLDVLGRMTGGLRPWAFGEVHRGDRHPFSSLHAEIGGVPVTLRVQNQVHPGDPDNHSYLLHRISVGCEGGVLTLADTHGPVLWNPRLHSPRDETGRLVMAGPGTERLDVPSTVVLGDERPGTYHQVFAELWPDAVSESLRVLRRDAADRNRRTAAGQWALGVSRMWSDLTARIGMPELVEPPEPEPIPLADLVAMKEIA; this is encoded by the coding sequence ATGACCCGAGTCGTGGTGGCGGGCACGGCGTTCGGACGGATCTACCTCGACGCGGTGGCCGGGAGTCCCGACTTCACCCTCGCGGGGGTGCTGGCCAGGGGAGGCGACTACTCGCGAGCATGTGCGGCGCGCTACGGGGTTCCGCTGTTCGAGTCCGTCGACGAGGTTCCCGACGACGTGGACGTCGCTTGCGTGGTCGTCCGGTCCGGCGCCCTCGGCGGACCCGGAACCGAGCTCGCGCAAGCGTTCCTGCGGCGGGGCGTGCACGTCCTGCAGGAACATCCGGTACACAGCGGCGAGATCTCGGACAACATCCGGGTCGCACGGGCGGGACGCGCGGCGTATGCGGTCAACACGCTGTACCCGAACCTCCGGCCGGTACGGCGGTTCCTGGCCGCCGTCGAAGTGCTGCGGAGCCGGCAACGGCTCGGCTTCATCGACGCCGCCTGCAACAGCCAGGTCGCCTACCCCCTGCTGGACGTTCTCGGCCGGATGACCGGTGGCCTACGCCCGTGGGCTTTCGGCGAGGTGCACCGCGGGGACCGGCACCCCTTCTCGAGCCTGCACGCCGAAATCGGCGGCGTTCCGGTCACGCTGAGGGTGCAGAACCAGGTTCACCCCGGAGACCCGGACAACCATTCGTACCTGCTGCACCGGATCTCCGTGGGTTGTGAGGGCGGCGTGCTGACCCTGGCCGACACCCACGGCCCGGTGCTGTGGAACCCGCGCCTGCACTCACCCCGGGACGAAACCGGGCGGCTCGTGATGGCCGGACCGGGTACCGAACGCCTGGACGTGCCGAGCACTGTCGTTCTCGGCGACGAACGACCCGGTACCTACCACCAGGTGTTCGCGGAGCTGTGGCCCGATGCCGTTTCGGAGAGTCTGCGGGTGTTGCGGCGGGACGCGGCCGACCGGAACCGGCGGACGGCGGCGGGGCAGTGGGCGCTGGGCGTTTCCCGGATGTGGAGCGATCTCACCGCTCGCATCGGGATGCCCGAACTGGTGGAGCCGCCGGAGCCCGAACCGATTCCGCTCGCCGATCTGGTCGCCATGAAGGAGATCGCGTGA
- a CDS encoding VOC family protein — translation MKCSHILLKVDDLHEAVGDFRELGFTVDYASEERKARHAHIWFRSGPILELVTTPPGASLMTLPLNLMFGRGAGRRMTRWARAAEGFCDAAVLAGRHELRRVGRVVDWKRTKRDGSTAKFAFTYPRHDRIPFLVTPYDPPQHPPDVVHVNGARGVSRVVVDVAPADRAEFDRIAGDDGDFELRDAEVTAIRAVGLAGVARALDPDLSHGAVFLPH, via the coding sequence GTGAAGTGCAGCCACATTCTGCTCAAGGTCGACGATCTGCATGAGGCGGTCGGAGACTTCCGGGAGCTCGGATTCACCGTCGACTACGCCTCCGAGGAGCGCAAGGCACGGCACGCCCATATCTGGTTCCGCTCTGGACCGATCCTCGAGCTGGTCACCACGCCGCCGGGGGCGTCGCTGATGACTTTGCCACTGAACCTGATGTTCGGTCGTGGCGCCGGCCGGCGAATGACCCGCTGGGCCCGCGCCGCCGAAGGATTCTGCGACGCGGCCGTGCTCGCCGGTCGCCACGAACTCAGGCGCGTCGGACGGGTCGTGGACTGGAAGCGCACCAAACGTGATGGCTCCACGGCCAAGTTCGCCTTCACCTACCCCCGTCATGACCGGATCCCCTTCCTGGTCACTCCCTATGACCCGCCACAACATCCGCCGGACGTGGTGCACGTCAATGGTGCCCGGGGGGTGAGCCGCGTCGTCGTGGACGTCGCTCCCGCCGACCGGGCCGAGTTCGACCGGATCGCCGGCGACGATGGGGATTTCGAACTCCGCGACGCGGAAGTGACCGCGATTCGCGCGGTAGGCCTCGCCGGAGTGGCGAGAGCGCTCGACCCCGATCTGTCGCATGGCGCCGTCTTTCTGCCTCATTGA
- a CDS encoding ABC transporter substrate-binding protein → MSINRRVLFRTAGLAAGAAGAGALLNACGAPTPASGPVENTGPVVARQGGALRAVFTGGGAAESLDPFGSGSPADFVRGDVVFDSLFTLREGEAVPALADEVRVDPGATSFVVKLREGVQWHDGSSFTAADVVYSFRFMSSPERAYPSQLSAYFDFDNVQIRDSLTLVVPTRQPVGDPALFLAAFPGKMVKNGARFSGSTAVGTGAYQIAAFEAGRESRLKRFDGHWAGKAPADELVLLSLADPQAKVNAVVTGQADYAGDIPFTTGRAGVPGNDFEVRTAGERNRTAYGWILNTTIKPFDDPRARKAVRLAIARQELVNAVLLGYGTPGNDLLCAGAKYFLSRAPLARDVDQARRLVKESGADAAEIVFRTAEWEIGYNASTQLLAEQLKEIGLKVRAQVVSPPEFFEPNAVAAANAVTFSTGAVPLAVMYGRLGATPPLALKDSEFAAAFGKAIGSADQAGRAKAWGAVQEVMFDRGNTVVWGQADVLSLARKTVAGIEVRDQAKYPYLGKAGLA, encoded by the coding sequence ATGTCCATCAACCGTCGTGTCCTGTTCCGGACGGCCGGGCTCGCGGCGGGCGCGGCAGGCGCCGGGGCGCTGCTCAACGCCTGCGGTGCGCCCACACCCGCGTCCGGACCGGTGGAGAACACCGGTCCCGTCGTAGCCCGGCAAGGAGGTGCCCTGCGCGCGGTCTTCACCGGCGGCGGGGCAGCCGAAAGCCTCGACCCGTTCGGCAGCGGCTCGCCCGCGGATTTCGTCCGTGGCGACGTCGTGTTCGATTCGCTGTTCACGTTGAGAGAAGGCGAGGCGGTGCCCGCCTTGGCCGACGAGGTGAGGGTCGATCCGGGTGCTACCTCATTCGTGGTGAAGCTGCGTGAGGGGGTGCAGTGGCACGACGGTTCGTCGTTCACCGCCGCCGACGTCGTGTACAGCTTCCGCTTCATGAGCTCTCCGGAGCGTGCCTACCCCAGCCAGCTCTCGGCGTACTTCGATTTCGACAATGTCCAAATCCGCGACTCGCTCACCCTCGTGGTGCCCACTCGGCAGCCGGTAGGCGATCCGGCTCTGTTCTTGGCCGCGTTCCCCGGCAAGATGGTGAAGAACGGGGCCAGGTTCAGCGGCTCCACCGCGGTCGGCACCGGCGCGTACCAGATCGCGGCATTCGAGGCCGGCCGCGAGTCGCGCCTCAAACGGTTCGACGGTCACTGGGCGGGCAAGGCCCCGGCGGACGAACTTGTATTGCTGAGCCTGGCCGACCCGCAGGCCAAGGTGAACGCGGTCGTCACCGGCCAGGCCGACTACGCGGGCGACATCCCTTTCACCACAGGCAGGGCCGGTGTTCCCGGTAACGACTTCGAAGTCCGTACCGCGGGAGAGCGGAACCGGACGGCTTACGGCTGGATCCTCAACACGACCATCAAACCGTTCGACGATCCGCGGGCCCGCAAAGCGGTGAGGTTGGCCATCGCCCGGCAAGAGCTGGTGAACGCCGTCCTGCTGGGTTACGGGACACCTGGAAACGATCTGTTATGCGCAGGGGCCAAGTACTTCCTGTCACGTGCGCCGCTGGCTCGTGATGTCGACCAGGCCAGGAGGCTGGTCAAGGAATCAGGCGCGGACGCGGCGGAGATCGTGTTCCGCACCGCGGAGTGGGAAATCGGCTACAACGCGTCCACCCAGTTGCTCGCCGAGCAGCTCAAGGAGATCGGGCTGAAGGTCCGTGCGCAAGTCGTGAGCCCGCCGGAGTTCTTCGAGCCGAACGCGGTCGCGGCGGCCAACGCGGTCACGTTTTCCACCGGCGCGGTCCCGCTGGCGGTGATGTACGGCAGGCTCGGCGCCACGCCACCGCTCGCCCTGAAGGACAGCGAGTTCGCCGCCGCGTTCGGCAAAGCCATCGGCAGCGCGGACCAAGCCGGGCGGGCCAAGGCATGGGGCGCGGTCCAAGAAGTCATGTTCGACCGGGGCAACACCGTGGTCTGGGGTCAGGCCGACGTACTGAGCCTCGCGCGCAAGACCGTGGCGGGGATCGAGGTCCGTGATCAGGCCAAGTACCCGTACCTGGGCAAGGCCGGGCTTGCGTGA
- a CDS encoding ABC transporter permease: MIRSLPRRLSSGVVLLALLTFVVYVGVDLLPGDPVTSRLGPSTPPTRIAELRHHLGLDRPVLTRYGEWVAGLFRGELGTSAAGRPVVEMLSDRVGNSALLAAIAMLLLAPLSLAFGLWAAWRRGRAADRLVSAGALLVVSVPEFVVAGALVLLFAVSLRMFPAVSLLPIDAGPLAHPEILVLPVLSLLLAGLAYAVRVIRASASTALESSHVEFLRLGGAPGTTVFRRAVVPAVLPVAVQVWLVTGVAFVGGAVLVEKVFGYPGIGELLVTSVQSGDLPVVQALVLILGAAMLAALILADLSVVLLTPRLRTGAL; this comes from the coding sequence GTGATCCGTTCCTTGCCGCGACGGCTCTCGTCCGGCGTCGTCCTGTTGGCGCTGCTGACTTTCGTCGTCTACGTCGGGGTCGATCTGCTGCCCGGTGATCCGGTCACCAGCAGGCTCGGCCCGAGCACTCCGCCCACGCGGATCGCCGAACTCCGGCACCATCTCGGTCTCGACCGTCCTGTGCTCACTCGCTACGGCGAGTGGGTCGCGGGCCTGTTCCGTGGTGAACTGGGCACTTCGGCGGCCGGACGTCCGGTCGTGGAAATGCTCTCCGATCGGGTCGGTAACTCGGCTCTCCTCGCCGCGATCGCGATGCTTCTGCTCGCTCCGCTGTCGCTCGCGTTCGGACTTTGGGCGGCGTGGCGACGAGGCCGGGCGGCCGACAGGCTCGTGTCGGCTGGAGCGCTCCTGGTGGTGTCGGTGCCGGAGTTCGTCGTGGCAGGCGCGCTGGTGCTGTTGTTCGCGGTGAGCCTGAGGATGTTTCCCGCGGTGTCGCTGCTGCCGATCGATGCCGGGCCGCTGGCACATCCCGAAATACTCGTGCTGCCCGTGCTCAGCCTGCTGCTGGCGGGACTTGCCTACGCGGTGCGGGTCATCCGCGCGTCGGCGTCTACCGCGCTGGAGAGCTCACATGTGGAGTTCCTGCGACTCGGCGGCGCGCCCGGCACGACGGTGTTCCGTCGTGCCGTCGTCCCGGCGGTCCTGCCTGTCGCGGTGCAGGTTTGGCTGGTGACCGGGGTCGCCTTCGTCGGAGGGGCGGTGCTGGTGGAGAAGGTGTTCGGTTACCCCGGCATCGGGGAGTTGCTGGTCACGTCCGTCCAGTCCGGGGATCTTCCGGTGGTTCAGGCCCTCGTGCTGATCCTCGGCGCGGCGATGCTGGCGGCCCTCATACTCGCTGACCTCTCCGTGGTACTGCTGACGCCGAGGCTGCGGACGGGCGCCCTGTGA
- a CDS encoding ABC transporter permease: MTRLKGIVFGLAVLAVLFGPLVAPYSPTAPVGPPFSPPGAAGLLGTDQLGRDVFSRLLHGGRPMLLTSALAALIGSAAGVAVGLFVALAAPGRRWVEAVVARPLDLLAAVPPILVLLLVLTALPNRAGIVMAVALSSVPLSARITRAAGEQVTGRAHVEVAIARGESWTWLVGREVLPLVAGTVLADFGIRFVTAVHLVAAAGFLGLGTSASDWGLLIVEALPGAALQPWALLAPVAGIALVAVTANLASDGLARRSRGVLG, encoded by the coding sequence GTGACCAGGCTCAAAGGGATCGTGTTCGGCCTCGCCGTGCTGGCCGTCCTTTTCGGACCGCTCGTGGCGCCGTACTCGCCGACAGCGCCGGTCGGTCCGCCGTTCTCTCCACCGGGCGCGGCGGGATTGCTCGGTACCGACCAGCTTGGGCGGGATGTCTTCTCCCGGCTTCTCCATGGCGGCAGGCCGATGCTGCTCACCAGCGCGCTCGCCGCGCTGATCGGTTCGGCGGCAGGGGTGGCCGTCGGACTGTTCGTCGCGCTCGCCGCGCCCGGCAGACGCTGGGTGGAAGCGGTCGTCGCGCGCCCGCTGGACCTGCTCGCCGCCGTTCCGCCGATCCTGGTGCTGCTGCTGGTGCTCACGGCACTGCCGAACCGGGCGGGGATCGTGATGGCGGTCGCGCTTTCGAGTGTCCCGCTCTCGGCCCGGATCACCAGGGCAGCGGGGGAACAGGTGACCGGCCGCGCCCATGTCGAAGTGGCGATCGCCCGTGGCGAGAGCTGGACGTGGCTGGTGGGACGCGAGGTGCTGCCCTTGGTGGCGGGCACCGTCTTGGCCGACTTCGGCATCCGCTTCGTCACGGCCGTCCACCTGGTCGCCGCGGCGGGCTTTCTCGGACTCGGCACTTCGGCTTCGGATTGGGGACTGCTGATCGTGGAAGCGCTGCCGGGAGCGGCTTTGCAGCCGTGGGCGTTGCTGGCCCCAGTGGCAGGCATCGCGCT